A window of the Dunckerocampus dactyliophorus isolate RoL2022-P2 chromosome 21, RoL_Ddac_1.1, whole genome shotgun sequence genome harbors these coding sequences:
- the LOC129174044 gene encoding disco-interacting protein 2 homolog C-like isoform X1 translates to MADREASPIPLEIRARLAELELELSEGDITQKGYEKKRSKLIRAYIPHAGGMEGPMSHRVPLGPPSAARFHRRRTSGTRDERYRSDVHTEAVQAMLARHVERKVAVPMPSKRRSLVVQTSMDAYTPPGLSPLCSDSSSGSEEEAGPGDDMSGMEHWMGRPSQLGPAHLGSTSSSSSSTQSGGSGNAGRLADSLAHTHISHLAHLAHSHLGQSHLQQSHLVPSHHGIGHLSLKRKGALSVAENGGSLRRSCEFGSDMLWPPPLESDENHSGPPDVTGYSSDSPHSHTERHHMSNMGTIARNTQKYGNAERMETGDGVPVSSRVSAKIQQLVNTLKQPRRPPLREFFVDDFDELLEVQQPDPNQPRPEGAEMMPVRGDSLGVVTNWPPSLEAALQRWGTISPKAPCLTSLDTSGKPLYVLTYGKLWSRSIKLAYNILHKLGSKQEPMVRPGDRVALVFPNNDPVAFVVAFYGCLLAEVVPVPIEVPLSRKDAGSQQIGFLLGSCGVTVALTSDACHKGLPKSATGEIPQFKGWPKLLWFVTESKHLSKPPRDWFPHIKDANNDTAYIEYKTCKDGSVLGVTVTRIALLTHCQALTQSCCYTEAETIVNVLDFKKDVGLWHGILTSVMNMMHVISVPYSLMKVNPLSWIQKVCQYKAKVSCVKSRDMHWALVAHKDQKDINLSSLRMLLVADGSNPWSISSCDAFLNVFQTKGLRAEVICPCASSPEALTVAIRRPVEDSSQPPGRGVLSMQGLSYGVVRVDTEERLSVLTVQDVGTVAPGGLVCVVKPEGVPQLCQTDEIGELCVCAIATGTSYYGLTGMTKNTFEVYPVSSSGGLISEYAFVRTGLLGFIGPGGLVFITGKMDGLIMVSGRRHNADDIVATALAVEPMKFVYRGRIAVFSVTVLRDERIVVVAEQRPDSTEEDSFQWMSRVLQAIDSIHGVGVFCLALVPANTLPKTPLGGIHLSEIKQLYLEGGLHPCNVLMCPHTCVTNLPKPRQKQPEIGPASVMVGNLVSGKRIAQASGRDLGQTDDNDQFLFLSEVLQWRAQTTPDHVLYTLLSSRGAVSSSLTCLQLHKRAERVAALLMERGGLQEGDHVALVYPPGIDLIAAFYGSLYAGCVPITVRPPHPQNISTTLPTVKMIVEVSHSACVMTTAVICKLLRSKEATATVDIRNWPPVLDTDDLPKKKPPSLYKPTNPDGLAYLDFSVSTTGMLAGVQMSHNAVGAFCRSVKLQCELYPSREVAICLDPYCGLGFVLWCLCSVYSGHQSILIPPVELETNPALWLLAVSQLRVRDTFCSYSVMELCTKGLGLQTEALKARGLDLSRVRACVVVAEERPRMSLTHSFSKLFKDLGLHPRSVSTAFGCRVNLAICLQGTSGPDPTTVYVDMRALRHDRVRLVERGSPHSLPLMESGKILPGVRIIIANPETKGPLGDSHLGEIWVHSAHNGSGYYSGYGEEVLQSDHFNSRLSFGDTQTVWARTGYLGFLRRTELTDANGERHDALFVVGALEEAMELRGMRYHPIDIETSVIRAHKSIMECAVFPWTNLLVVVVELEGSEQEALDLVPMVTKAVLEEHYLIVGVVVVTDIGVIPINSRGEKQRMHLRDGFLQDQLDPIYVAYNM, encoded by the exons ATGGCGGACCGTGAGGCGTCGCCGATACCGTTGGAGATCCGAGCCCGGCTGGCGGAGCTGGAGCTCGAGCTGTCAGAGG GCGACATCACTCAGAAGGGTTATGAGAAGAAGAGGTCCAAGCTGATCAGGGCGTACATTCCACACGCTGGAG GTATGGAAGGTCCAATGTCTCACCGGGTCCCGCTCGGGCCTCCCTCTGCCGCCCGCTTCCACCGCCGGCGAACGTCGGGCACGAGAGACGAACGCTACCGCTCAG ACGTCCACACGGAGGCGGTGCAAGCTATGTTGGCGCGACATGTGGAGAGGAAGGTGGCGGTGCCCATGCCCTCCAAGAGACGTTCTCTGGTGGTGCAGACATCCATGGACGCCTACACGCCTCCAG GCCTGTCGCCTCTGTGCTCAGACTCCTCTTCGGGCTCagaggaggaggcggggccggGCGACGATATGTCGGGCATGGAGCACTGGATGGGCCGCCCCTCTCAGCTGGGTCCCGCCCACCTgggctccacctcctcctcgtcctcatcCACGCAAAGCGGCGGGAGTGGCAATGCCGGGCGGCTGGCTGACTCGCTAGCGCACACGCACATTTCTCACCTGGCGCACCTGGCACACTCGCACCTGGGCCAGTCACACCTGCAGCAGAGCCACCTGGTGCCGTCACATCACG gcATCGGCCACCTGTCACTGAAGAGGAAAGGAGCGCTGAGCGTCGCTGAGAATGGAGGATCTTTACGGCGGTCCTGTGAGTTTGGATCAGACATGCTGTGGCCGCCCCCGCTGGAATCCGACG AAAATCACTCGGGACCCCCGGACGTCACAGGCTACTCATCGGACTCGCCCCACTCCCACACGGAGCGCCATCATATGTCCAACATGGGGACCATCGCCCGGAACACGCAGAAGTACGGCAACGCGGAGCGCATGGAGACAGGCGACG GCGTCCCAGTCAGCAGCCGCGTGTCGGCAAAGATCCAACAGCTTGTCAACACGCTCAAGCAACCTCGCCGGCCGCCGCTGCGAGAGTTCTTTGTCGACGACTTTGATGAACTTCTTGAAG TCCAACAGCCCGACCCCAACCAGCCTCGTCCCGAGGGGGCTGAGATGATGCCGGTGCGGGGCGACTCACTTGGCGTGGTCACCAACTGGCCCCCCTCACTAGAGGCCGCCCTCCAACGCTGGGGGACCATCTCCCCTAAAGCCCCCTGCCTCACCAGCCTGGACACGTCTGGCAAACCCCTCTACGTCCTCACATATG ggaaGCTGTGGTCTCGCAGCATCAAGCTGGCCTACAACATCCTCCACAAACTGGGCAGCAAGCAGGAGCCCATGGTGCGACCTGGCGACAGG GTGGCGCTGGTGTTCCCTAACAACGACCCAGTGGCCTTTGTGGTGGCCTTCTACGGCTGCCTGCTAGCAGAGGTTGTCCCAGTTCCCATAGAGGTGCCCCTTAGCCGCAAG GATGCAGGCAGTCAGCAGATTGGATTCTTGTTGGGGAGCTGTGGTGTCACCGTGGCGCTGACCAGCGACGCCTGCCATAAGGGTCTGCCCAAGAGCGCAACAGGAGAGATTCCACAGTTCAAAG GGTGGCCCAAACTGCTTTGGTTTGTCACCGAGTCCAAACACCTGTCCAAGCCTCCCAGGGACTGGTTCCCTCACATCAAGGATGCCAACAACGACACCGCCTACATCGAG TATAAAACGTGCAAAGACGGCAGCGTGCTGGGCGTCACAGTGACCAGGATCGCTCTGCTCACACACTGCCAGGCCCTCACTCAGTCCTGCTGCTACACTGAGG CCGAGACCATCGTCAACGTTCTGGACTTTAAGAAGGACGTGGGCCTGTGGCACGGCATCCTGACG aGTGTAATGAACATGATGCACGTGATCAGTGTGCCCTACTCGCTGATGAAGGTCAACCCTCTATCGTGGATCCAGAAAGTGTGCCAGTACAAAG CCAAGGTGTCATGTGTGAAGTCCAGAGACATGCATTGGGCTCTGGTGGCCCACAAGGACCAGAAAGACATCAACCTGAGCTCGCTGCGCATGCTGCTTGTGGCCGATGGCTCCAACCCTT GGTCCATCTCGTCCTGCGATGCCTTCCTCAACGTCTTTCAGACCAAAGGCCTGCGAGCTGAGGTCATCTGTCCCTGCGCCAGCTCGCCCGAGGCCCTGACGGTCGCCATCAGGAG GCCGGTGGAGGACAGCAGTCAGCCTCCAGGCCGTGGCGTCCTGTCCATGCAGGGCCTGAGCTACGGTGTGGTCCGCGTCGACACAGAGGAGCGCCTGTCCGTCCTCACCGTGCAAGACGTCGGCACGGTGGCCCCCGGAG GTCTGGTGTGTGTGGTCAAGCCCGAAGGCGTCCCCCAGCTCTGTCAAACTGATGAGATCGGCGAGCTGTGCGTGTGCGCCATCGCCACCGGCACCTCCTACTACGGCCTCACCGGCATGACAAAGAACACCTTTGAG GTGTACCCGGTGAGCTCCAGCGGCGGGCTTATCAGCGAGTACGCCTTTGTGCGGACCGGCCTGCTGGGCTTCATCGGACCAGGAGGCCTCGTCTTTATCACCGGCAAGATGGACGGCCTCATCATGGTCAGCGGGCGTAGGCACAACGCGGACGACATTGTCGCCACGGCGCTGGCGGTGGAGCCCATGAAGTTTGTCTACAGGGGAAG GATAGCGGTGTTCTCCGTGACCGTGCTGAGGGACGAGAGGATCGTGGTGGTCGCCGAGCAGCGGCCAGACTCCACGGAGGAAGACAGCTTCCAGTGGATGAGCCGTGTTCTGCAG GCCATAGACAGCATTCACGGGGTGGGCGTGTTCTGCCTGGCTCTGGTTCCGGCCAACACGCTGCCCAAGACGCCTCTGGGTGGCATCCACCTGTCTGAGATCAAGCAGCTGTACCTGGAGGGGGGGTTGCACCCCTGCAATGTCCTCATGTGCCCCCATACCTGCGTCACCAACCTGCCCAAACCCCGGCAGAAGCAGCCAG AGATCGGTCCCGCCTCTGTGATGGTGGGCAATCTGGTGTCGGGCAAGCGGATCGCTCAGGCCAGTGGGAGAGATCTTGGACAGACTGATGACAACGACCAG TTCCTCTTCCTGTCGGAGGTTTTGCAGTGGCGAGCTCAGACCACTCCAGACCACGTTCTCTACACTCTGCTCAGCTCCCGG GGGGCGGTCTCCAGCTCGCTCACCTGCCTGCAGCTGCACAAGAGGGCGGAGCGAGTGGCGGCGCTGCTGATGGAGAGAGGCGGCCTCCAGGAAGGGGACCACGTAGCTCTGGTCTACCCGCCAG GTATCGACCTGATTGCAGCCTTCTACGGCAGCCTGTACGCCGGCTGCGTGCCCATCACGGTGCGGCCGCCGCACCCGCAGAACATCTCCACCACGCTGCCAACCGTCAAGATGATTGTGGAG GTAAgtcactctgcatgtgtgatGACCACGGCCGTCATCTGCAAGCTGCTTCGCTCCAAAGAGGCCACGGCGACGGTGGATATCAGGAACTGGCCTCCTGTCCTTGACACAG ATGACCTTCCAAAGAAGAAGCCCCCATCTCTGTACAAACCCACCAACCCTGATGGTTTGGCGTATTTGGACTTCAGCGTGTCGACGACCGGCATGCTGGCCGGTGTTCAG ATGTCCCATAATGCAGTTGGAGCCTTCTGTCGGTCAGTGAAGCTGCAGTGTGAGCTGTACCCCTCCAGGGAGGTGGCCATCTGTCTCGACCCGTACTGCGGCCTGGGCTTTGTCCTCTGGTGTCTCTGCAG TGTCTACTCGGGCCACCAGTCCATCCTGATCCcgccggtggagctggagaccAACCCAGCGCTCTGGCTGCTGGCCGTCAGCCAGCTGAGGGTGCGAGACACCTTCTGCTCCTACAGCGTCATGGAGCTGTGCACCAAGGGTCTCGGCCTGCAGACCGAAGCCCTCAAG GCTCGTGGTCTAGACCTGTCCCGTGTCCGGGCCTGCGTGGTGGTGGCCGAAGAGAGGCCCAGGATGTCCCTGACGCATTCCTTCTCCAAGCTCTTCAAAGATCTCGGCCTTCACCCGCGTTCTGTCAGCACGGCGTTTGGATGCAGAGTCAACCTGGCCATTTGTTTGCAG GGAACCTCAGGACCAGACCCCACCACAGTCTATGTGGACATGAGGGCGCTCCGCCATGACAG ggTACGGCTGGTGGAGAGAGGTTCTCCTCACAGTCTGCCTCTGATGGAGTCCGGCAAG ATCCTTCCTGGAGTCCGCATCATCATCGCCAACCCTGAGACCAAAGGACCCCTGGGGGACTCGCACCTGGGAGAG ATTTGGGTGCACAGCGCTCACAACGGCAGCGGCTACTACAGCGGCTACGGCGAGGAGGTCCTCCAGTCGGACCACTTCAACTCCAGGCTCAGCTTTGGAGACACTCAGACGGTCTGGGCCAGGACGGGCTACCTGGGCTTCCTCCGCCGCACCGAGCTCACCGACGCCAATGGAG AGAGACACGATGCTTTGTTCGTGGTCGGCGCCCTGGAGGAGGCCATGGAGCTGCGGGGCATGAGGTACCACCCCATTGACATCGAGACCTCGGTCATCCGCGCACACAAGAGCATCATGGAGTG TGCCGTCTTCCCGTGGACCAacctgctggtggtggtggtggagctgGAAGGCTCGGAGCAGGAGGCGCTGGACCTGGTTCCCATGGTGACCAAGGCGGTGCTGGAGGAGCACTACCTGATCGTGGGCGTGGTGGTGGTGACGGACATCGGCGTCATCCCCATCAACTCGCGTGGCGAGAAGCAGCGCATGCACCTGCGCGACGGCTTCTTGCAGGACCAGCTGGACCCCATCTACGTGGCCTACAACATgtag
- the LOC129174044 gene encoding disco-interacting protein 2 homolog C-like isoform X2 produces MADREASPIPLEIRARLAELELELSEGDITQKGYEKKRSKLIRAYIPHAGGMEGPMSHRVPLGPPSAARFHRRRTSGTRDERYRSDVHTEAVQAMLARHVERKVAVPMPSKRRSLVVQTSMDAYTPPDSSSGSEEEAGPGDDMSGMEHWMGRPSQLGPAHLGSTSSSSSSTQSGGSGNAGRLADSLAHTHISHLAHLAHSHLGQSHLQQSHLVPSHHGIGHLSLKRKGALSVAENGGSLRRSCEFGSDMLWPPPLESDENHSGPPDVTGYSSDSPHSHTERHHMSNMGTIARNTQKYGNAERMETGDGVPVSSRVSAKIQQLVNTLKQPRRPPLREFFVDDFDELLEVQQPDPNQPRPEGAEMMPVRGDSLGVVTNWPPSLEAALQRWGTISPKAPCLTSLDTSGKPLYVLTYGKLWSRSIKLAYNILHKLGSKQEPMVRPGDRVALVFPNNDPVAFVVAFYGCLLAEVVPVPIEVPLSRKDAGSQQIGFLLGSCGVTVALTSDACHKGLPKSATGEIPQFKGWPKLLWFVTESKHLSKPPRDWFPHIKDANNDTAYIEYKTCKDGSVLGVTVTRIALLTHCQALTQSCCYTEAETIVNVLDFKKDVGLWHGILTSVMNMMHVISVPYSLMKVNPLSWIQKVCQYKAKVSCVKSRDMHWALVAHKDQKDINLSSLRMLLVADGSNPWSISSCDAFLNVFQTKGLRAEVICPCASSPEALTVAIRRPVEDSSQPPGRGVLSMQGLSYGVVRVDTEERLSVLTVQDVGTVAPGGLVCVVKPEGVPQLCQTDEIGELCVCAIATGTSYYGLTGMTKNTFEVYPVSSSGGLISEYAFVRTGLLGFIGPGGLVFITGKMDGLIMVSGRRHNADDIVATALAVEPMKFVYRGRIAVFSVTVLRDERIVVVAEQRPDSTEEDSFQWMSRVLQAIDSIHGVGVFCLALVPANTLPKTPLGGIHLSEIKQLYLEGGLHPCNVLMCPHTCVTNLPKPRQKQPEIGPASVMVGNLVSGKRIAQASGRDLGQTDDNDQFLFLSEVLQWRAQTTPDHVLYTLLSSRGAVSSSLTCLQLHKRAERVAALLMERGGLQEGDHVALVYPPGIDLIAAFYGSLYAGCVPITVRPPHPQNISTTLPTVKMIVEVSHSACVMTTAVICKLLRSKEATATVDIRNWPPVLDTDDLPKKKPPSLYKPTNPDGLAYLDFSVSTTGMLAGVQMSHNAVGAFCRSVKLQCELYPSREVAICLDPYCGLGFVLWCLCSVYSGHQSILIPPVELETNPALWLLAVSQLRVRDTFCSYSVMELCTKGLGLQTEALKARGLDLSRVRACVVVAEERPRMSLTHSFSKLFKDLGLHPRSVSTAFGCRVNLAICLQGTSGPDPTTVYVDMRALRHDRVRLVERGSPHSLPLMESGKILPGVRIIIANPETKGPLGDSHLGEIWVHSAHNGSGYYSGYGEEVLQSDHFNSRLSFGDTQTVWARTGYLGFLRRTELTDANGERHDALFVVGALEEAMELRGMRYHPIDIETSVIRAHKSIMECAVFPWTNLLVVVVELEGSEQEALDLVPMVTKAVLEEHYLIVGVVVVTDIGVIPINSRGEKQRMHLRDGFLQDQLDPIYVAYNM; encoded by the exons ATGGCGGACCGTGAGGCGTCGCCGATACCGTTGGAGATCCGAGCCCGGCTGGCGGAGCTGGAGCTCGAGCTGTCAGAGG GCGACATCACTCAGAAGGGTTATGAGAAGAAGAGGTCCAAGCTGATCAGGGCGTACATTCCACACGCTGGAG GTATGGAAGGTCCAATGTCTCACCGGGTCCCGCTCGGGCCTCCCTCTGCCGCCCGCTTCCACCGCCGGCGAACGTCGGGCACGAGAGACGAACGCTACCGCTCAG ACGTCCACACGGAGGCGGTGCAAGCTATGTTGGCGCGACATGTGGAGAGGAAGGTGGCGGTGCCCATGCCCTCCAAGAGACGTTCTCTGGTGGTGCAGACATCCATGGACGCCTACACGCCTCCAG ACTCCTCTTCGGGCTCagaggaggaggcggggccggGCGACGATATGTCGGGCATGGAGCACTGGATGGGCCGCCCCTCTCAGCTGGGTCCCGCCCACCTgggctccacctcctcctcgtcctcatcCACGCAAAGCGGCGGGAGTGGCAATGCCGGGCGGCTGGCTGACTCGCTAGCGCACACGCACATTTCTCACCTGGCGCACCTGGCACACTCGCACCTGGGCCAGTCACACCTGCAGCAGAGCCACCTGGTGCCGTCACATCACG gcATCGGCCACCTGTCACTGAAGAGGAAAGGAGCGCTGAGCGTCGCTGAGAATGGAGGATCTTTACGGCGGTCCTGTGAGTTTGGATCAGACATGCTGTGGCCGCCCCCGCTGGAATCCGACG AAAATCACTCGGGACCCCCGGACGTCACAGGCTACTCATCGGACTCGCCCCACTCCCACACGGAGCGCCATCATATGTCCAACATGGGGACCATCGCCCGGAACACGCAGAAGTACGGCAACGCGGAGCGCATGGAGACAGGCGACG GCGTCCCAGTCAGCAGCCGCGTGTCGGCAAAGATCCAACAGCTTGTCAACACGCTCAAGCAACCTCGCCGGCCGCCGCTGCGAGAGTTCTTTGTCGACGACTTTGATGAACTTCTTGAAG TCCAACAGCCCGACCCCAACCAGCCTCGTCCCGAGGGGGCTGAGATGATGCCGGTGCGGGGCGACTCACTTGGCGTGGTCACCAACTGGCCCCCCTCACTAGAGGCCGCCCTCCAACGCTGGGGGACCATCTCCCCTAAAGCCCCCTGCCTCACCAGCCTGGACACGTCTGGCAAACCCCTCTACGTCCTCACATATG ggaaGCTGTGGTCTCGCAGCATCAAGCTGGCCTACAACATCCTCCACAAACTGGGCAGCAAGCAGGAGCCCATGGTGCGACCTGGCGACAGG GTGGCGCTGGTGTTCCCTAACAACGACCCAGTGGCCTTTGTGGTGGCCTTCTACGGCTGCCTGCTAGCAGAGGTTGTCCCAGTTCCCATAGAGGTGCCCCTTAGCCGCAAG GATGCAGGCAGTCAGCAGATTGGATTCTTGTTGGGGAGCTGTGGTGTCACCGTGGCGCTGACCAGCGACGCCTGCCATAAGGGTCTGCCCAAGAGCGCAACAGGAGAGATTCCACAGTTCAAAG GGTGGCCCAAACTGCTTTGGTTTGTCACCGAGTCCAAACACCTGTCCAAGCCTCCCAGGGACTGGTTCCCTCACATCAAGGATGCCAACAACGACACCGCCTACATCGAG TATAAAACGTGCAAAGACGGCAGCGTGCTGGGCGTCACAGTGACCAGGATCGCTCTGCTCACACACTGCCAGGCCCTCACTCAGTCCTGCTGCTACACTGAGG CCGAGACCATCGTCAACGTTCTGGACTTTAAGAAGGACGTGGGCCTGTGGCACGGCATCCTGACG aGTGTAATGAACATGATGCACGTGATCAGTGTGCCCTACTCGCTGATGAAGGTCAACCCTCTATCGTGGATCCAGAAAGTGTGCCAGTACAAAG CCAAGGTGTCATGTGTGAAGTCCAGAGACATGCATTGGGCTCTGGTGGCCCACAAGGACCAGAAAGACATCAACCTGAGCTCGCTGCGCATGCTGCTTGTGGCCGATGGCTCCAACCCTT GGTCCATCTCGTCCTGCGATGCCTTCCTCAACGTCTTTCAGACCAAAGGCCTGCGAGCTGAGGTCATCTGTCCCTGCGCCAGCTCGCCCGAGGCCCTGACGGTCGCCATCAGGAG GCCGGTGGAGGACAGCAGTCAGCCTCCAGGCCGTGGCGTCCTGTCCATGCAGGGCCTGAGCTACGGTGTGGTCCGCGTCGACACAGAGGAGCGCCTGTCCGTCCTCACCGTGCAAGACGTCGGCACGGTGGCCCCCGGAG GTCTGGTGTGTGTGGTCAAGCCCGAAGGCGTCCCCCAGCTCTGTCAAACTGATGAGATCGGCGAGCTGTGCGTGTGCGCCATCGCCACCGGCACCTCCTACTACGGCCTCACCGGCATGACAAAGAACACCTTTGAG GTGTACCCGGTGAGCTCCAGCGGCGGGCTTATCAGCGAGTACGCCTTTGTGCGGACCGGCCTGCTGGGCTTCATCGGACCAGGAGGCCTCGTCTTTATCACCGGCAAGATGGACGGCCTCATCATGGTCAGCGGGCGTAGGCACAACGCGGACGACATTGTCGCCACGGCGCTGGCGGTGGAGCCCATGAAGTTTGTCTACAGGGGAAG GATAGCGGTGTTCTCCGTGACCGTGCTGAGGGACGAGAGGATCGTGGTGGTCGCCGAGCAGCGGCCAGACTCCACGGAGGAAGACAGCTTCCAGTGGATGAGCCGTGTTCTGCAG GCCATAGACAGCATTCACGGGGTGGGCGTGTTCTGCCTGGCTCTGGTTCCGGCCAACACGCTGCCCAAGACGCCTCTGGGTGGCATCCACCTGTCTGAGATCAAGCAGCTGTACCTGGAGGGGGGGTTGCACCCCTGCAATGTCCTCATGTGCCCCCATACCTGCGTCACCAACCTGCCCAAACCCCGGCAGAAGCAGCCAG AGATCGGTCCCGCCTCTGTGATGGTGGGCAATCTGGTGTCGGGCAAGCGGATCGCTCAGGCCAGTGGGAGAGATCTTGGACAGACTGATGACAACGACCAG TTCCTCTTCCTGTCGGAGGTTTTGCAGTGGCGAGCTCAGACCACTCCAGACCACGTTCTCTACACTCTGCTCAGCTCCCGG GGGGCGGTCTCCAGCTCGCTCACCTGCCTGCAGCTGCACAAGAGGGCGGAGCGAGTGGCGGCGCTGCTGATGGAGAGAGGCGGCCTCCAGGAAGGGGACCACGTAGCTCTGGTCTACCCGCCAG GTATCGACCTGATTGCAGCCTTCTACGGCAGCCTGTACGCCGGCTGCGTGCCCATCACGGTGCGGCCGCCGCACCCGCAGAACATCTCCACCACGCTGCCAACCGTCAAGATGATTGTGGAG GTAAgtcactctgcatgtgtgatGACCACGGCCGTCATCTGCAAGCTGCTTCGCTCCAAAGAGGCCACGGCGACGGTGGATATCAGGAACTGGCCTCCTGTCCTTGACACAG ATGACCTTCCAAAGAAGAAGCCCCCATCTCTGTACAAACCCACCAACCCTGATGGTTTGGCGTATTTGGACTTCAGCGTGTCGACGACCGGCATGCTGGCCGGTGTTCAG ATGTCCCATAATGCAGTTGGAGCCTTCTGTCGGTCAGTGAAGCTGCAGTGTGAGCTGTACCCCTCCAGGGAGGTGGCCATCTGTCTCGACCCGTACTGCGGCCTGGGCTTTGTCCTCTGGTGTCTCTGCAG TGTCTACTCGGGCCACCAGTCCATCCTGATCCcgccggtggagctggagaccAACCCAGCGCTCTGGCTGCTGGCCGTCAGCCAGCTGAGGGTGCGAGACACCTTCTGCTCCTACAGCGTCATGGAGCTGTGCACCAAGGGTCTCGGCCTGCAGACCGAAGCCCTCAAG GCTCGTGGTCTAGACCTGTCCCGTGTCCGGGCCTGCGTGGTGGTGGCCGAAGAGAGGCCCAGGATGTCCCTGACGCATTCCTTCTCCAAGCTCTTCAAAGATCTCGGCCTTCACCCGCGTTCTGTCAGCACGGCGTTTGGATGCAGAGTCAACCTGGCCATTTGTTTGCAG GGAACCTCAGGACCAGACCCCACCACAGTCTATGTGGACATGAGGGCGCTCCGCCATGACAG ggTACGGCTGGTGGAGAGAGGTTCTCCTCACAGTCTGCCTCTGATGGAGTCCGGCAAG ATCCTTCCTGGAGTCCGCATCATCATCGCCAACCCTGAGACCAAAGGACCCCTGGGGGACTCGCACCTGGGAGAG ATTTGGGTGCACAGCGCTCACAACGGCAGCGGCTACTACAGCGGCTACGGCGAGGAGGTCCTCCAGTCGGACCACTTCAACTCCAGGCTCAGCTTTGGAGACACTCAGACGGTCTGGGCCAGGACGGGCTACCTGGGCTTCCTCCGCCGCACCGAGCTCACCGACGCCAATGGAG AGAGACACGATGCTTTGTTCGTGGTCGGCGCCCTGGAGGAGGCCATGGAGCTGCGGGGCATGAGGTACCACCCCATTGACATCGAGACCTCGGTCATCCGCGCACACAAGAGCATCATGGAGTG TGCCGTCTTCCCGTGGACCAacctgctggtggtggtggtggagctgGAAGGCTCGGAGCAGGAGGCGCTGGACCTGGTTCCCATGGTGACCAAGGCGGTGCTGGAGGAGCACTACCTGATCGTGGGCGTGGTGGTGGTGACGGACATCGGCGTCATCCCCATCAACTCGCGTGGCGAGAAGCAGCGCATGCACCTGCGCGACGGCTTCTTGCAGGACCAGCTGGACCCCATCTACGTGGCCTACAACATgtag